The genomic DNA GGTTGGAGTGCTTGGCCAGCATCTCCTCCAGCTGCGCGCGCATCCGGAAGATCTCGTTGGCCTGGATCTCCAGGTCCGACACCTGGCCGCGGCCGGTCTCGGTGTACGGCTGGTGGATCAGCACGCGGGCGTTCGGCAGCGCCATCCGCTTGCCCGGGGTGCCGGCGGCCAGGATGACCGCGGCGGCCGAGGCGGCCTGGCCCATGCAGACCGTCTGGATGTCGGGCTTGACGAACTGCATGGTGTCGTAGATCGCGGTCAGCGCGGTGAACGAGCCGCCCGGGGAGTTGATGTAGAGCGAGATGTCGCGGTCCGGGTCCATCGACTCCAGGCAGATCAGCTGCGCCATGATGTCGTTCGCCGAGACGTCGTCCACCTGCGAGCCGAGGAAGATGATGCGCTCCTCGAACAGCTTGGCGTACGGGTCGTACTCGCGGATGCCCTGCGAGGTGCGCTCGACGAAGCGCGGCACGATGTAGCGGCCCTCGGCGCGCATGTCCTCCAGGCGCGCCTTGGCACCGGACAGGCTGGGGATGTTCATGTTCTGTGGTCCTCCGAAGCGTGCGGTCTGTGGTCTGCTGCCTGCGTCAGCCCGCGAGGCCGGCGCCGGTGCCGCCGCCGCCGGGGACGTCCGCCGCGCTGTGCATGATGTCGTCGATCAGACCGTAGGCCTTGGCCTCCTCCGGCGTGAACCAGCGGTCACGGTCGGAGTCGGCGGTGATCTGGTCGAAGGACTGGCCGCTGTGCTGGGCGATCAGCTCGGACATCCGCTTCTTGGTGCGGAGCAGCTGCTCGGCCTGGATCTTGATGTCGGTGGCCGAACCGCCGAGGCCGGCGGAGGGCTGGTGCATCAGGATGTTGGCGTTCGGCAGCGAGAAGCGCTTGCCCTTGGCGCCCGCGGTCAGCAGGAACTGACCCATCGAGGCGGCCATGCCCATCGCGATGGTGACCACGTCGTTCTTGATGTACTGCATGGTGTCGTAGATCGCCATGCCCGCGGAGATGGAGCCGCCCGGGGAGTTGATGTAGAGGTAGATGTCCTTCTCCGGGTCCGCGGCCAGGAGGAGGAGCTGGGCGGTGATCTTGTTGGCGATGTCGTCGTCGACCTGCTGGCCGAGGAAGATGATGCGCTCGTTGAGCAGCCGGTTGTAGACCTGGTCGCCCAGGCCGCCGAGCACGTCGCCGGCGGCGGCGTGCGGCGCCATCAGGCCAGGCATCTGCATCTGCGGGAACGTCACTTAGCCACCTGCTCAGTCGATCTGCTTGTGTGTCGCTGTCTATGGACCCTAACGCGCAGGCCCGGTCCCGGAATCCCTCACGCAGACCTGTTCGCTGTGAGCGCAGGGTGAGGGCCGGACAACGCAGTGGGCCCGGACACCAGGAGGTGTCCGGGCCCACGGCCGGATGTCACGGCGAGGCTCAGGCCTCGGTGGTCTCCTCGGCGGCGGCAGCCTCCTCGGTGGAAGCCTCCACCGCGGTCTCGGTCTCGTCCTCGTCGTCCTCGAAGGTGACGACCTCACCGTTGGTGTCGGTGACCTTGGCGGACTCGACCACGGCGGCCAGCGCCTTGCCGCGGGCGACCTCGCCGACCAGCAGCGGAACCTGGCCGCCCTGGACGACCTGCTGCGCGAACTGGTCCGGGGTGAGGCCCGAGCCGGCGGCACGGCGGATGAGGTGCTCGGTGAGCTCCTCCTGGTTCACGCCCAGCTCCAGCTTGGCGACGATCGAGTCCAGGACGAACTGGGTCTTGATGCCCTTCTTCGCCTGCTCCTCGGTCTCCGCGTCGTAGGCCTCGCGGGTCTTGTCCTGGGAGGCCAGGTAGGTGTCGAGGGTCAGGCCCATCGGCTCCAGCTGGTGGTGCTCCAGGTTGTGCTTGCGGGTCTCGACCTCGTCCTTGAGGAGCTTCTCCGGGTAGTCCATCTCGACCCGGGTCAGCAGCTCGTCGAGGACCTTCTCCTGGGCCTGGGTGGCCTGGTCGAACTCCTTCATGCGCTCGAGGCGCTTGCGGGAGTCGCCGCGGAGCTCCTCCAGGGTGTCGAACTCGCTCGCCAGCTGGGCGAACTCGTCGTCGAGCTCGGGGAGCTCCTTCTCCTGGACGGTGGTCACGGTGACGGTGACCTCGGAGCTCTTGCCGGCCTGGGTGCCGCCCTTGAGCTCGGTGGTGAAGGTCGCGGACTCGCCGGCGGACAGGCCGACCACGGCCTCGTCGATGCCCTCGAGCAGGCGGCCGGAGCCGATCTCGTAGCTCACGCCGGTGGCGGTGCCGTCCTCCGGCACCTCGCCGTCGACCTTGGCCTCCAGGTCGACGACCACGACGTCGCCCTCGGCGGCGGCGCGCTCGACGTCCTTCACGGAGGAGAAGCGCTCGCGGAGCTGCTGCAGCGACTTCTCGACGTCCTCGTCGGAGACCTCGATCGGGTCGACGACGACCTCGATCTCGGAGAACTCCGGCAGGGTGATCTCCGGGCGGACGTCGACCTCGGCGGTGAACTTGAGGTCACCGCCGTCGACCAGGGTCTCGACACCCTCGATGTTGGTGATGTCCGGCTGGCCCAGGACGTCGATCTTGCCCTCGTCGACGGCCTGCGTGTAGAAGCGCGGCAGCGCGTCGTTGACGGCCTCCTCCAGCACGGCACCGCGGCCGAACCGCTGGTCGATCACGCGGTTCGGGATCTTGCCCTTGCGGAAACCCGGGACGGTGACCTGCTGGTTGATCTTCTGATACGCCGCGTCGAGGCTGGGCTTCAGCTCCTCGAAGGGCACCTCGACGGTGAGTCGAACCCGGGTCGGGTTCAGAGTCTCGACGGCGCTCTTCACGGTGGGGTCTCCTATGGGGCTTGCGGTCAGGGCGATAGGCGGTTGGAGCTGCGATGGGAATTTCGGCTTCCGTACTACCGCCAACGCCCCATCCTACCGGTACCACGAAAGCCGCTGTGTACCCCACGGGCACCAGGGGGCGCACCCGCCCGACGGCCGGTACGACAACAGGGCCCCGCCCGCCGGACGAGACCCTGCCGCACTGTCGGGGTGACCGGATTCGAACCGACGGCCTTCCGCTCCCAAAGCGGACGCGCTACCAACCTGCGCCACACCCCGTGGTGCCGAGAGGAAGAGTACACGTCGGCCGTCCACCGCCCGTGGTCATATCGGCGCCCGCACGAGCGAAAGCGGTGTGCATTCCACCGACCCGACCAGGTACGCTAGCGACGTCCTCGTGACCGCCTCGGCGGCCCGGGGGCGAGCTGTGCCGCCGACGGCGGCCATGCGGGTGTAGCTCAATGGTAGAGCCCCAGTCTTCCAAACTGGTCACGCGAGTTCGATTCTCGTCACCCGCTCCGCGCAGAACGGCCCCGGCTGCCCCAGGCAGCCGGGGCCGTTGCCGTTCCCGCTGGTCCGGCCGGGTGCGCCCACGGCCCCGGGCACCCCTCGCGGGGCGGCCGGGGCCGTGTGTGGTGACTGCGCCGTCTACCGCAGGGGTCAGACGCTGACGCCGTGCGCCGCCAGGTAGGCGACCGGGTCGATGTCCGAGCCGTAGCTCGGGGTGCTGCGGATCTCGAAGTGCAGGTGCGGGCCGGTCACGTTGCCGGTGGCACCGGACAGGCCGATCTGCTGACCGGCGGAGACGCTCTGGCCGGCCGAGACCGAGATGGACGACAGGTGGGCGTACTGGGCGTACTTGCCGTCGGCCAGCTTGATGATGACCTCGTTGCCGTAGGCGCCGCCGTTGCCGGCGGAGACCACGGTGCCGGCGGCGACGGCCTTCAGGCTGGTGCCGGTGGAGACCGGGAAGTCGATGCCGGTGTGGTAGCCGCTGGACCAGTTGGAGCCGGCCGCGTGCCACGCGGTGGTGTGGTGCACGGAGACCGGGGCGACGTAGCCGGAGGCGTTGGAGGACGCCGCGGCGGAGGACGCCGGGGTCGACGAGCCGGTGGCGGCCTTCGGGGTGGCCTTCTTCGCGGTCGAGGTGGTGGTCGACTGCTGGGTCTGCTTCGGCGCGGACTGCTGCTTGGGAGCGGTCTGCTGCTTCGGCTGCTCGGCCGGGGCGGCGGCCGGAGCGGCCGCGGCGGCACCGCCGACGGTCAGCTTCTGGCCCGGGTAGATCAGGTTCGGGTTGGAGCCGATGACCGAGTGGTTGTCCTGGTAGAGCTTCTCCCAGCCGCCGTCGACGTGCTGGGCGGAAGCGATCTTGGACAGGGTGTCGCCGGCGACGACCGAGTAGTCGTGCGACGCGGCGGCGGCCGGAGCGGTGTCGGCGGCCGGGGTGGCGGCGACGGCCGGGGTCTCGGCGGCGGCGGCGGCCGGGGCGCGGTGGCCCTCGTGGGCGTGGCCGGTACCGTGCGCGCTGGCGGCGGTGACCGGGAGGCCGACCGCGGCACCGGCGACACCGGTGGCGATGGCGATGCGGACGATGGTCTTCAGGCGGGGCTTGCGGTGCTTGCCGTTCGCGGACATGAAGAATTCCTCTCCGACGCCTACGAGGTGAGCTGTCGGGTTCGGACGAGAGTTGCCCGGCCGCGCTAGGCACGGCTTCACCCCGAGCCGTCCCCGGTGTTCCGGGTACGGCGACTTACCTGTGGGTCCCCCGCTCCTGCCGAGAACGGTTATCTGGTCGGCACCGGGCAGCGGCAGGACTAGGCGTTCCACCCGGTGGCCCACCCGGACGATCCGCCCGGGCTGCGGTGAAGCAAAGCCGACGCCGGGCACCCGTGGCAAGCGTCGGCCCCGCCGGGACGGAGGTCCCGACGGGGCTGACGGACCGGCAGGTCACCACCCGCGCACACGGCCCGACCGAGCGCTTACGGGATCATGACCCTACGTACACCAACCATTAACGCAGCGGCATATTCGGCACCGTTCGGACGCGATCACTCACCCCCGGTCACCGCACGGGTGACGCTGCTCACCCCGCGATCGAGGAGATGGCCTTGGCGAGCGAGTTCAGGAAGTCCTGGATCGGCTGCGCCGCGGTGGACTGGCTCACCATGAAGCCGAACAGGGCGGCGACGATGGCATGGCTGGTCTTCAACTGCTTGTTGCGGATGAAGATCACCATGATGATGCCGAACAGGACCAGGGCGGAGACGGAGAAGGCCACGCCGGACTCACTTCCTCGATTCATGGCGGGGGTTCGTGAGGCGGAAACCGGCCCCTACCCCCCGTGTCCCCACCAGTCCATCCGGACTCAGTGTGGTCGCTCGTGCGGACTCCGTAAAGGACTTGCCGGGCAACCGGTCGGAAGATCCTGCCATCTGAGACCGGTTTCCGCCGTCCGAGACGATAGCGGAAGGCATATGACGGGCCGTCGACGGCCGGTTGCCGTCACCGGGACGGGAGAGAAAAGGGCAGGCCGACCGCACCGGAGCGGGTACGTCCGAAGCGCCGTCAGGTTTGGCCGAAGATCACCACCCGCTCTTGACACCGGGTCGCCCACGGGCCACGGGCCGGCCGCCGGACCGCTACTGGCGCCAGATCAGCAGGACGGCGCGGTCGTCGTTGACGTCCTTGGCGACGGTGTCGATCAGCCGGGTCGCCGCGCCGCCGCGGGCCGACTCGGTCTGGGCGGCCGCCGCGACCAGCCGGTCGGACTCCCCCATCAGCCGGTCCATGCCCTCGGTGAGATCGCGCCCGGGCAGCTCCACCATGCCGTCGGTGCACAGCAGCAGCAGGTCGCCCGGCCCGAGCCGGCCGCGCACGCCCTCGAACTTGGCGCCGTCGTAGACCCCGAGCAGCGGGCCCTCGGCCTCCTTGACCTCCCATCGGCCCGCCCCGGCCAGCCGGTGCATGCCCGGCAGGTGGCCGGCCGAGAGCAGCTCGTACTCGCCGGTGTCCAGGTCGAGCACCAGGTGGACGGCGGTGGCGAAGCCCTCGTCCCAGTCCTGGCGGAGCAGGTAGCCGTTGGCGGCGGGCAGGAAGTCGTGCGCGGGGAGCGAGCCGAGCAGGCCGCCGAAGGCGCCGGAGAGCAGCAGCGCCCGGGAGCCGGCGTCCATGCCCTTGCCGGAGACGTCGGCGAGCACCGCCTCCAGCACCCGGCGGCCGCTGCCGGTGCGGGTGGCGACCACGAAGTCGCCCGAGAAGGACTGGCCGCCGGCCGGGCGCAGCGCCATGTCGGCGTGCCAGCCCGCGGGCAGGTCGGGGACGCGGCTCTGCACCCGGATCCGCTCGCGCAGGTCGAAGAGCATGGTGGAGCCGCCGCGCCAGGGCACGCCGACCCGGCGGCGGAACTGGGCGACCAGGAGTCCGGCGATGCCGACCGCGCCGACCACCAGGGCGGCGCCGGGGGTGACCCCGTAGACGTACGACTCGGGGCGTTCGCTGGCGACCTTCTCGCCGGTGTGGATCAGCGACTCGGCGATCAGCCCGAACGCGGCGGCCGCGTAGAGCAGCACCAGGGTGCCGGGGCGCAGCAGCAGGGCTCCGGCCAGGACCGGCAGCACCAGGGCGGTGGGCGGGCACCAGTCCGGGAAGAGCACGTTGGCCAGGACCAGCAGCGGGACGGCGAGGGCCAGCGCGGTGAAGGCGAGCCAGTCGGCGCCGTCGCCGCGGAAGTAGTCCACGCCGGTCCGGCGCAGGCGGACACGGACCCGGTAGAGCTTCGCGCGCCACCGGGCCGTCACGGGCTCCCGCGCCGCTCTGCCGGCCGGGCCCGTCGCAGTCGTCCGGGGCGTGTCGCCCTGCGTGCTGCCGGCCATGGGGTCCGACCTTATCCACCGGGGCGGGTGCCGTCGACGGGGTGGGCGGGGTCGGCGGCGATGTTCCGGGAGCTGTTCAGCGGGTTTCAGCCGACTGAGGGGGGTTCTGGTGATAGCTGTGGCGTATGACATCTCACCACCCCGACCTGTCCGTGCGCCCGCTCGCCGCCGAGGAGTGGGACGGCTGGTTCCGTGTGCTGGAGCTGGCCTTCGGCGGTTCCGAGGAGGAGCCGCAGCAGCGGGAGCTGTGGCGCGAACTGACCGAGGTCGACCGCGCGCTGGTGGTCTGCGACGGCGACCGGCCGGTCGGCGGTTGCAGTGCGTACAGCTTCCGGATGGCGGTGCCGGGCGGCGCGGTGCTGCCGGTCGCCGGCGTGACCATGGTGGGGGTGCTGCCCACCCACCGCCGGCGCGGGGCGCTGACCGCGCTGATGCGGCGCCAGCTGGACGACGTCCGGGGCCGGGGCGAGGCGCTGGCGGTGCTGACCGCGTCCGAGCCGCCGATCTACGGCCGGTTCGGGTACGGGCACGCCACCAGCCGGCTCGGCTTCACCCTGCCGCGCGGCCGGGTGGCGGTGCACCAGCCGGCCGGCCCCGAGGTGCGGCTGCGGCTGGCCGACCCGCGCGAGGCGCTGCCCGCGTGCGAGGAGCTGTACGCCGGCCTGGTGCCGCTGCGGCCCGGCATGCTGGAGCGGCGGCCCGGCTGGGAGGCGCTCGCGGTGCTGGACGCGCCGGGCGGGCGCGGCGGCCACTCGCCGCAGATGTGCGTGCTGGCCGAGGACCCGGCGGGCGGCCGGCTGCTGGGGTACGCCCGCTACGCGATCCGCCCGGATTCCGACGACGCCGGTCCGGCCGGGGTGGTCCGGGTGGACGACGTGGAGGCGACGCACCCGGCGGTGTACGCCCGGCTCTGGGCCTACCTGCTGGACCTGGACCTCACCTCCACGGTGACCGTCCGCACCCGACCGGTGGACGACCCGCTGGTGCACCTGGTCTCCGACCCGCGCCGGATCGTGCCCAAGCAGCGCGACGGCCTGTTCGTGCGGCTGGTGGAGGTGGCCGCGGCGCTGGAGCAGCGCGGCTACGCGACGCCGCTGGACGTGGTGCTGGAGGTGACCGACGGCTTCTGCCCGTGGAACGCCGGCCGTTGGCGGCTGAGCAGCGCGGGTCCGGGTGCCGGGGCGAGCTGCGTGTGGACCGATTCGGCGGCCGATCTGCGGCTGGACGTCCGCGAGTTGGGGGCCGCCTACCTGGGCGGGAGCACGCTCGCGGCGCTGGCCCGGGCGGGTCTGGTGGAGGAGGTGCGCGAGGGGGCGCTGGCGGAGGCGTCGCGGGCCTTCGCCTCGGACGTGGCGCCCTGGCTGCCGCACGGGTTCTGAGCCGGGCTCGACTCCCGTGCGGCAGCGGGTGGTTGGAGGGGCGGTGCGGGATCAGCCCTGCGGGTGGTGGGCCGGGATCGGCGGGAGCTCGCCGGTGGTCTCGTACTCGGAGAGCATCTCGATCCGGCGGGTGTGCCGCGGCTCGCCGCTGTACGGGGTGTTGAGGAAGATCTCGACGAACTTGGTGGCCTCCTCGACGGTGTGCATCCGGCCGCCGATCGAGATCACGTTGGCGTTGTTGTGCTCCCGGCCGAGCGAGGCGGTCTGCTCGCTCCACGCCAGGGCGGCACGGACGCCCTTCACCTTGTTCGCCGCGATCGCCTCGCCGTTGCCGGAGCCGCCGATCACGATGCCCAGGGCCTCGGGGTCGGCGGCCGTCCGCTCGGCGGCGCGGAGGCAGAACGGCGGGTAGTCGTCCTCGGCGTCGTAGATGTGCGGGCCGCAGTCGACCGGCTCGTGACCGGCGCCCTTCAGCCACTCGGCGAGGTGGTTCTTCAGTTCGTATCCGGCATGGTCGGAGCCCAGGTAGACGCGCATGCGACGAGTATCGCAGGCGGCAGTGCCGACGGGGCCGCGGGAACCGCGCGCGGCACGACGGTGGGACATCCACCGTGCCACTTCGCGCAGTTCGCCGCGGCCCGGCCGGGTCAGCGCCGCGCGGCGAGCTTCCAGACGCCGGGCAGCAGGGCCGTCGCCACGGCCACCTTGAGCGCGTCGCCGACCAGGTACGGGTACAGGCCGAGGTCGGCCGCCTTGGCGAGCGGGACGTGCAGGGCGACGGCCAGGTAGGGGACGCCGACCGCGTAGATCGCCAGGTTGCCGAGCACCATCGCGGCGGCCGTCCGCAGCGGGCTGCGGTCCGCACCGCGGCGGGCGAGCGCGCCGGTGAGGCCGGCGGCGAGGACGAAGCCGATCACGTAGCCGAGGCTCGGCATCGCCCAGCCCGAGCTCGCCCCGGCGAACCACGGCAGGCCCGCCATGCCGGCCAGCAGGTAGAGGCCGAGCGCGGCGACGCCGCGGCGGGCGCCGAGCGCGGTGCCGACCAGCAGCGCCGCGAAGGTCTGGCCGGTGACCGGCACCGGCGAGCCGGGGACCGGCACGGAGAGCTGGGCGGCCAGGCCGGTCAGCGCGGCGCCGCCGACCACCAGGGCCAGGTCGCGGGCCTGGGCGCCGTACCGGGTCGCGGCGCGCGGCAGCAGGTCGGCGAGGACGGGGACGGGTGCGGCGGTGGGCACGGCGGTGGCCATCGGGACTCCTCCGGTTCGGTGCGGTCGGAAACGATCACCACCGAACCTATGCACCGCCCGGCCCGGGGCCGAGGTCGTCCGTGACAAAACGTCACGCCCCCGGCTTGTCGGATCCGCACTGTGACGAAGAGCTCACGTAGGGAGTCCGTCACGCGGAGTGATCGGACGGTCCGGATGGCGGGCCTTCCTGGCATGTCCACCGGAGCTACCGAATAGTGGACGGGAATCTCCCCTATCCGAACAGTCTGGACCCCCCGCATGACGTCCCTCCCCCCGGCACCCACCCGGCAGCCGTCCGGCGCCACCGCGGCCACCGCGGCCACCGCGGCCGACGGCAAGCTGGCCCACGGCCTCAAGCCGCGCCACCTGTCGATGATCGCGCTCGGCGGCGTGATCGGCGCCGGGCTCTTCGTCGGCTCCGGCGCGGGCATCGCCGCCGCCGGACCGTCCATCGTGCTCGCCTTCGCGCTCTCCGGCGTGCTGGTGATGCTGGTGATGCGGATGCTGGGCGAGATGTCCGCCGCCCGGCCGGCCAGCGGCTCCTTCTCGGTGCACGCCGAGCGCGAGATCGGCCCGTGGGCCGGACTCACCGTGGGCTGGCTGTTCTGGACCCTGCTCTGCGTCGGCGTCGCCGCCGAGGCGATCGGCGCCGCCGGGATCATGGCCGGCTGGCTGCCGGGCGTGCCGTCCTGGGTCTGGGTCGCGATCTTCATGAGCTTCTTCTGCGCCACCAACCTGGCGGCGGTGAAGAACTTCGGCGAGTTCGAGTTCTGGTTCGCCGCGGTCAAGGTCACCGCGATCACCGCGTTCCTGGTGATCGGTGTCCTCGCCGTCACCGGCGTGCTGCCCGGCACCGACTCCCCCGGCACCGCCAACCTCACCGGCGACGGCGGCTTCTTCCCGCACGGCTCCTCCGGCCTGGTCACCGGCCTGCTCGCCTCCGTCTTCGCGTACGGCGGCCTGGAGACCGTCACCATCGCCGCCGCCGAGTCCGAGGACCCGCGCCGCAGCGTCGCCGGCGCCGTGCGCACCGCGATGTGGCGGATCGCCCTCTTCTACGTCGGCTCGATGGCGGTCATCGTCACCCTGGTGCCGTGGAACGACCCGTCGGTCGTCAAGCCCGGCCCGTACGTCGCCGTGCTGGACACCCTCGGCATCCCGGGCGCCGCGCAGGTGATGAACGTGGTGGTGCTGATCGCGCTGCTCTCCGCGATGAACGCCAACATCTACGGCTCCTCGCGGATGGCGTACTCGCTGGTCGCCCGCGGCCAGGGGCCGAAGGCGCTCGGCAAGGTCGGCGGCGGGGTGCCGCGGCGCGCGGTGCTCGCCTCCTCGGCGTTCGGCTTCGCGGCGGTGCTGTTCAGCTACTGGTGGCCGACCACGGTCTTCACCTGGCTGCTCAACATGGTCGGCGCGGCGGTGCTGGTGGTGTGGGCGTTCATCGCGGTGGCGCAGCTGCGGATGCGGCGGCGCCTCGAACGCGAGGCCCCCGAGAAGCTGACCGTCCGGATGTGGGCCTTCCCGTACCTCACCTGGGCCGCGCTGGCCGGCATCGTGGCGGTGCTGGTGCTGATGACCCTCGACGCCGACAACCGGATCCAGCTGTACTTCACCCTCGGCCTGACGGCCCTGCTGGCCCTCGTCGGCAAGCTCCGCCGCTAGCGGACCACGGAAGGGGCGCGAGGAACCGGAGGTTCCTCGCGCCCCTTCGTGCGTGCGGTGCGTTTGTGGTTACTCGAAGGACGGGCCCTTGGTGCGGGTCCGCTTGATCTCGTAGAAGCCCGGGGTGGACGCGACCAGGACGGTGCCGTCCCAGAGGCGGGCGGCGGCCTCGCCGCGCGGGGTGGGGGTGACGACCGGGCCGAAGAAGGCGACGCGGTCGCCTTCCGGGCCGTCGACGGCGATCACCGGGGTGCCGACGTCCTCGCCGACCAGGGTGATGCCCTCCTTGTGCGAGGCCCGCAGCGCCTCGTCGTAGGCGTCGGTGTCGGCGGCGTCGGCCAGCTCGGCCTCCAGGCCGGCCGCCTCCAGCGCGGCGACGATGGTCTCCCGGTTGTTCGGCAGGCCCTGGTTGTGGAAGCGGGTGCCGAGCTCGGTGTAGAGCGGGCCGAGCACCTTGTCCCCGTGCGCCTGCGCGGCGGCGATCAGCACCCGGACGGGGCCCCAGCCGGCCGCGAGCAGCTCCTTGTAACGCTCCGGCAGGTCCTCGCGGCCCTCGTTGAGCACCGACAGGCTCATCACGTGCCACTTGGTGTCGACGGGGCGCAGCTGCTCGACCTCGAGCATCCAGCGCGAGGTCATCCAGGCCCAGGGGCAGATCGGGTCGAACCAGAAGTCGGCGATCTTACGGGAGTCTGCAGTCGTCACGGACGGCGTCCTTCGGTCGGTGGTGTCACGGTCGGGGGCGCTTCCCCTCGGGTCTGCAACCGAACGCGCCGCCCGATGATTCCGGACAGTGCAATTACACCGTGGACGGGGCGTGAAAGGATGCCCCCGAAAGAGTTCCAGCAGAGCTCTCAGTACCAGGGGATCCGTACAAAGGAGTACCGCCGTGCCGGGCAAGAACCTGAGCCGAGAGGAAGCCCGCGAGCGGGCCGGGATCATCGGGGTGGAGCGCTACCGCGTCCACCTCGACGTGACGTCGGCGCCCGATCCGGAGAAGTCCACGTTCCTCTCCACCACCGAGATCGCCTTCCGTTCCTCCGCGCCGGGCGGCGCGACCTTCCTCGACCTGTTGGCGCCCTCGGTCCGTTCGGTCACCCTGAACGGCCGCGAGCTGGACCCGGCGCAGGTCTTCGACGGAACGCGCGTCCGGCTGGACGGGCTGGCCGAGCGGAACGAGCTGACCGTGGTGGCGGACTGCGCCTACAGCCGGACCGGCGAGGGGCTGCACCGCTTCGTCGACCCGGTGGACGGCGAGACGTACCTCTACACCCACTACGAGCCGGCCGACGCCCGGCGGGTGTTCGCCAACTTCGAGCAGCCCGACCTGAAGGCCCGTTACGTCTTCACGGTCACCGCGCCGGCCTCCTGGGACGTCTACAACAACGCGGTGCACACCGCCGTCGAGGCCGACGGCTCCGCCCGGACCTGGACGTTCGCCGAGACGCAGCCGATCTCCACGTACCTGACCGCCGTGGTGGCCGGCCCGTACCACGTGGTGCGCGACCACTACAGCCGCGAGCTGCCGGACGGCACGGTGCTGGAGATCCCGCTCGCCGCGACCTGCCGCAGGTCGCTGGCCCCGTACTTCGACGCGGACGAGATCCTCACCGTCACCAAGCAGGGCCTGGACTTCTTCCACGACGAGTTCGACTACCCGTACCCGTTCGGCAAGTACGACCAGTGCTTCGTGCCGGAGTACAACATCGGCGCGATGGAGAACCCGGGCTGCGTCACCTTCCGCGAGGAGTTCGTCTTCCGCTCGAAGGTCACCGACGCGGCGTACGAGGGCCGCGCCAACGTCATCCTGCACGAGATGGCGCACATGTGGTTCGGCGACCTGGTCACCATGAAGTGGTGGGACGACCTGTGGCTGAAGGAGTCGTTCGCCGACTTCATGGGCTCCTTCTCGCAGGTCGAGGCCACCCGGTACCGGTCGGCCTGGATCACCTTCGCCAACCAGCGCAAGGCGTGGGCGTACCGGCAGGACCAGTTCCCCACCACCCACCCGATCACCGCGGACATCCGCGACCTCGAGGACGCCAAGCTCAACTTCGACGGCATCACCTACGCCAAGGGCGCCTCGGTGCTCAAGCAGCTGGTGGCGTACGTCGGCCGGGACGCCTTCTTCGAGGGCGCCCGCCGCTACTTCAAGAAGCACGCCTTCGGGAACACCGTCCTGGACGACCTGCTGGACGTCCTGGAGGAGACCAGCGGCCGCGACCTCAAGACCTGGGCCGCCGCCTGGCTGCAGACCTCCGGCGTCAACTCGCTCACCCCGCAGCTGCTGACCGACGGCGAGGGCCGGATCACCGAGCTGGCGATCCTCCAGGACGGCGGCGAGCCGCGCCCGCACCGGGTGGCGATCGGCCTGTACGACCGCGCCGCCGACGGCGCGCTGGTCCGCAGCGACCGGATCGAGCTGGACGTCACCGGCGCCCGCACCGTGGTCGCCGAGGCCGCCGGCCGGCCCCGCCCGGCGCTCGTCCTGGTC from Kitasatospora terrestris includes the following:
- the pepN gene encoding aminopeptidase N, encoding MPGKNLSREEARERAGIIGVERYRVHLDVTSAPDPEKSTFLSTTEIAFRSSAPGGATFLDLLAPSVRSVTLNGRELDPAQVFDGTRVRLDGLAERNELTVVADCAYSRTGEGLHRFVDPVDGETYLYTHYEPADARRVFANFEQPDLKARYVFTVTAPASWDVYNNAVHTAVEADGSARTWTFAETQPISTYLTAVVAGPYHVVRDHYSRELPDGTVLEIPLAATCRRSLAPYFDADEILTVTKQGLDFFHDEFDYPYPFGKYDQCFVPEYNIGAMENPGCVTFREEFVFRSKVTDAAYEGRANVILHEMAHMWFGDLVTMKWWDDLWLKESFADFMGSFSQVEATRYRSAWITFANQRKAWAYRQDQFPTTHPITADIRDLEDAKLNFDGITYAKGASVLKQLVAYVGRDAFFEGARRYFKKHAFGNTVLDDLLDVLEETSGRDLKTWAAAWLQTSGVNSLTPQLLTDGEGRITELAILQDGGEPRPHRVAIGLYDRAADGALVRSDRIELDVTGARTVVAEAAGRPRPALVLVNDDDLTYCKIRFDEVSLATLREGLGDIADPLARALAWSAVWNLTRDALMPARDYIGLVLRFAGQESDIGVLQSLHRQAKGALDVYAAPEWRAEGGRLLAQSAVTELRAAEPGSDHQLAWARFLAQTAQGAEQLQLLRGLLEGTARIDGLDIDQELRWSLWLALAAAGDASGEELAAELERDNTASGRRQQTQCLAALPTPGAKAAAWSSVVDSDELPNALVEAQIAGFAQPDQRELTAGYAEPYFAMLEDIWAQRSIEIAMRIVGGFFPRFQTTPETLAATDAWLTGHEGAAPALRRLVLECRDDLARALAAQAADR
- a CDS encoding biotin transporter BioY; this encodes MATAVPTAAPVPVLADLLPRAATRYGAQARDLALVVGGAALTGLAAQLSVPVPGSPVPVTGQTFAALLVGTALGARRGVAALGLYLLAGMAGLPWFAGASSGWAMPSLGYVIGFVLAAGLTGALARRGADRSPLRTAAAMVLGNLAIYAVGVPYLAVALHVPLAKAADLGLYPYLVGDALKVAVATALLPGVWKLAARR
- a CDS encoding DsbA family protein; this translates as MTTADSRKIADFWFDPICPWAWMTSRWMLEVEQLRPVDTKWHVMSLSVLNEGREDLPERYKELLAAGWGPVRVLIAAAQAHGDKVLGPLYTELGTRFHNQGLPNNRETIVAALEAAGLEAELADAADTDAYDEALRASHKEGITLVGEDVGTPVIAVDGPEGDRVAFFGPVVTPTPRGEAAARLWDGTVLVASTPGFYEIKRTRTKGPSFE
- a CDS encoding amino acid permease — protein: MTSLPPAPTRQPSGATAATAATAADGKLAHGLKPRHLSMIALGGVIGAGLFVGSGAGIAAAGPSIVLAFALSGVLVMLVMRMLGEMSAARPASGSFSVHAEREIGPWAGLTVGWLFWTLLCVGVAAEAIGAAGIMAGWLPGVPSWVWVAIFMSFFCATNLAAVKNFGEFEFWFAAVKVTAITAFLVIGVLAVTGVLPGTDSPGTANLTGDGGFFPHGSSGLVTGLLASVFAYGGLETVTIAAAESEDPRRSVAGAVRTAMWRIALFYVGSMAVIVTLVPWNDPSVVKPGPYVAVLDTLGIPGAAQVMNVVVLIALLSAMNANIYGSSRMAYSLVARGQGPKALGKVGGGVPRRAVLASSAFGFAAVLFSYWWPTTVFTWLLNMVGAAVLVVWAFIAVAQLRMRRRLEREAPEKLTVRMWAFPYLTWAALAGIVAVLVLMTLDADNRIQLYFTLGLTALLALVGKLRR